In Nocardioides sp. JQ2195, a genomic segment contains:
- a CDS encoding acyl-CoA dehydrogenase family protein: MRVALTPAQERLREELRDYFGQLVTPERRTALAMATGEFGDAQVYREVIHELGSDGWLGIGWPKEYGGQARSMVEQLIFTDVAAVAGVPIPYLTLNTVGPTIMRYGSDEQKDYFLPRILAGDLHFSIGYSEPGSGTDLASLKTRAVREGDEWVINGQKMWTSLIQYADWIWMACRTDPDLPRHKGLSMILVPADSPGFSYTPVHTVAGVHTSATYYEDVRVPASNLVGELNGGWNLMTNQLNHERVALTSSAATVHSLQLVTDWARETRRPDGSRVIEQEWVQVLLGRAHARVDALTLVNWKLATEIDTLSPADASATKVYGSELNTEVYRSLMEIVGPNAGLTSDSPGSALAGRLERYFRSSLVMTFGGGTNEVQRDIIGYVGLGLPAAKR, encoded by the coding sequence ATGCGCGTCGCTCTCACACCAGCCCAGGAACGACTTCGAGAGGAGTTGCGCGACTATTTCGGCCAGCTCGTCACCCCGGAGCGCCGTACGGCGCTGGCCATGGCCACCGGCGAGTTCGGTGACGCGCAGGTCTACCGCGAGGTGATCCACGAGCTCGGCAGCGACGGGTGGCTCGGGATCGGGTGGCCGAAGGAGTACGGCGGACAGGCGCGCTCGATGGTCGAGCAGCTGATCTTCACCGACGTGGCCGCCGTGGCCGGCGTCCCGATCCCCTACCTCACCCTGAACACGGTGGGGCCGACCATCATGCGCTACGGATCCGACGAGCAGAAGGACTACTTCCTGCCGAGGATCCTGGCCGGCGACCTGCACTTCTCCATCGGCTACTCCGAACCGGGATCAGGCACTGACCTGGCGTCGCTGAAGACGCGTGCGGTCCGTGAGGGAGACGAGTGGGTGATCAACGGCCAGAAGATGTGGACCTCCCTGATCCAGTACGCCGACTGGATCTGGATGGCGTGCCGCACCGATCCCGATCTGCCACGCCACAAGGGCTTGTCGATGATCCTGGTTCCAGCCGACTCGCCCGGTTTCTCCTACACTCCGGTGCACACGGTGGCCGGCGTGCACACGAGTGCGACGTACTACGAGGACGTGCGCGTCCCGGCCTCGAACCTGGTCGGCGAGCTCAACGGCGGTTGGAACCTGATGACCAACCAGCTCAACCACGAGCGGGTCGCGCTGACCTCGTCGGCCGCCACGGTTCACTCCCTGCAGCTCGTGACGGACTGGGCCCGGGAGACGCGTCGCCCCGACGGCAGCCGGGTGATCGAGCAGGAGTGGGTGCAGGTGCTGCTCGGCCGGGCCCACGCCCGCGTCGACGCGCTGACGTTGGTCAACTGGAAGCTGGCCACCGAGATCGACACGCTCTCACCGGCCGATGCGTCGGCGACGAAGGTCTACGGCTCGGAGCTGAACACCGAGGTCTACCGCTCGCTGATGGAGATCGTCGGTCCCAACGCCGGACTCACCTCGGACTCCCCCGGCTCGGCACTCGCGGGCCGCCTCGAGCGCTACTTCAGGTCGTCGCTGGTGATGACCTTCGGCGGCGGGACCAACGAGGTCCAGCGCGACATCATCGGGTACGTCGGACTCGGCCTCCCCGCCGCCAAGCGATAG
- a CDS encoding acyl-CoA dehydrogenase family protein yields MDFDFTPAQDEAAILAARILTDKATPERMREVEGAGDRFDRELWSSMAGSGLLSLAIPEEYDGAGLGLIELVRVLIEVGRTVAPVPLATHGPASFLLAEAGSDHQKQSWLPGAATGSRLLTAAVSEDGAHLPASPAVTAERGADAWTLDGTKTIVRAGTVADLLLVTATTDQGPGVFLVEPGSDGVRVQPQHTSDGDVVARIELSDVVLPADALVGTTDGTAARRLGQLVTVCAAAEQLGVVRGAVALTAAYAKSREQFGRPIGTFQAVSQRLADGYIDGLLEELALWQAVWRVSEGLPAEVEVASAKLWAADAGHRVAHTTVHVHGGVGIDLDGEAHRYFTAAKRFEFSFGGATEQALTIGRALAGESS; encoded by the coding sequence ATGGATTTTGACTTCACCCCGGCCCAGGACGAAGCGGCGATCCTGGCCGCCCGGATCCTCACGGACAAGGCGACTCCCGAACGGATGCGCGAGGTCGAGGGGGCCGGTGACCGGTTCGACCGCGAGCTGTGGAGCTCGATGGCCGGTTCCGGGCTGCTGTCCCTGGCGATTCCGGAGGAGTACGACGGTGCCGGGCTCGGGCTGATCGAGCTCGTGCGGGTCCTGATCGAGGTCGGTCGCACGGTTGCGCCCGTCCCTCTCGCGACCCACGGTCCAGCCTCGTTCCTGCTGGCCGAGGCGGGCTCGGACCACCAGAAGCAGAGCTGGCTGCCAGGGGCGGCGACCGGATCACGGCTCCTGACCGCCGCGGTCAGCGAGGACGGGGCACACCTGCCCGCCTCGCCGGCCGTGACTGCAGAACGTGGCGCCGACGCCTGGACCCTCGACGGGACGAAGACGATCGTGCGCGCCGGCACGGTCGCCGACCTGCTCCTGGTCACCGCCACCACGGACCAAGGCCCGGGCGTGTTCCTGGTCGAGCCCGGCAGCGACGGCGTGAGGGTGCAGCCGCAGCACACCAGTGACGGCGATGTCGTCGCTCGCATCGAGCTCAGCGATGTCGTTCTGCCCGCCGATGCGCTCGTGGGAACGACCGACGGCACGGCGGCCCGGCGCCTCGGCCAGCTCGTCACCGTCTGCGCAGCGGCCGAACAGCTCGGCGTGGTCCGGGGCGCCGTTGCCCTGACCGCGGCGTACGCCAAGTCGCGTGAGCAGTTCGGTCGTCCGATCGGAACCTTCCAGGCGGTCTCACAACGGCTGGCGGACGGCTACATCGACGGACTCCTCGAGGAGCTGGCCCTGTGGCAGGCGGTGTGGCGGGTCTCCGAGGGACTCCCCGCCGAGGTCGAAGTGGCCAGCGCCAAACTCTGGGCAGCAGACGCCGGGCACCGTGTCGCCCACACGACGGTGCACGTCCACGGTGGGGTCGGCATCGACCTGGACGGCGAGGCCCACCGCTACTTCACCGCGGCCAAGCGTTTCGAGTTCTCCTTCGGGGGTGCCACCGAGCAGGCCCTGACGATCGGACGCGCGCTGGCCGGCGAGAGCTCCTGA
- a CDS encoding CoA pyrophosphatase, producing MPTAPSPLTYDQALRDRISHNLSGHQRRTTSPDGHRRAAVAVLLVDSEVGEDRVDPAPPGMGDMPQVPGGASGLDGSMQDVAGGAAFVMCRRPGTLRAHAGQWALPGGRLDPGEDAIDAALRETDEEIGVRLGREDVLGLLDDYATRSGYVITPVVVWGGGRLEIRPSPDEVLAAYRVGLHNLQRSDSPVFVDIPESDRPVVQVPLGNDRIHAPTGAVLVQVRWLALEGSSAAVEAFEQPVFAWR from the coding sequence ATGCCCACAGCTCCGTCACCGCTGACCTACGACCAGGCGCTGCGCGACCGGATCTCGCACAACCTGTCCGGCCACCAGCGGCGTACGACGAGTCCCGACGGGCACCGTCGCGCTGCAGTCGCGGTCCTGCTGGTGGACTCCGAGGTCGGCGAGGACCGGGTCGACCCGGCGCCACCGGGCATGGGTGACATGCCCCAGGTGCCGGGCGGTGCCAGCGGGCTGGACGGCAGCATGCAGGACGTCGCTGGGGGCGCCGCCTTCGTGATGTGTCGGCGGCCCGGGACCCTGCGGGCGCACGCCGGGCAGTGGGCCCTGCCCGGAGGACGCCTGGATCCCGGGGAGGACGCGATCGATGCGGCGCTGCGCGAGACCGACGAGGAGATCGGTGTGCGACTGGGGCGCGAGGACGTGCTCGGCCTGCTCGACGACTACGCGACGAGATCGGGCTACGTGATCACGCCGGTGGTGGTGTGGGGCGGGGGTCGCCTGGAGATCCGGCCCTCTCCCGACGAGGTGCTTGCGGCCTACCGGGTCGGGCTGCACAACCTCCAGCGCTCCGACTCGCCGGTCTTCGTGGACATCCCCGAGAGCGACCGGCCCGTTGTCCAGGTGCCGCTCGGCAACGACCGCATCCACGCGCCCACGGGAGCCGTCCTGGTGCAGGTGCGCTGGCTCGCGTTGGAGGGGAGCTCCGCCGCGGTCGAGGCGTTCGAGCAGCCGGTCTTCGCCTGGCGCTGA
- a CDS encoding nitronate monooxygenase family protein, which produces MKTDLCELFGIDHPIFAFTPSEHVAAAASRAGGLGVLGAVRFNDADELDRTLDWLDGNTDGKPYGVDVVMPMKVPTEGRAVDLQSMIPPEHISFVERTLQQLGVPPLPEGEGREGVLGWLHSVARSHVDVALAHRPVLIANALGSPPVDIIEQAHAAGVKVAALAGAAKHALSHVRNGVDIIVAQGYEAGGHTGEIAGMVLTPEIVDAVGPDVPVLAAGGIGSGRQIAAALALGAQGAWTGSLWLTVEEYDLSAGTGIRDALLAAGSGDTVRTRVYTGKPARLLRTKWTDAWEGEDAPAPLPMPLQNLLVADAHNRMNSGNDPETISMPAGQIVGRTNEVRSVADVMADLVKEYDETVARLKSLD; this is translated from the coding sequence ATGAAGACCGACCTGTGCGAGCTCTTCGGGATCGATCACCCGATCTTCGCGTTCACGCCCTCGGAGCACGTGGCCGCCGCCGCGTCCAGGGCAGGCGGCCTCGGGGTCCTCGGGGCGGTCCGCTTCAACGACGCGGACGAGCTCGACCGCACCCTCGACTGGCTCGACGGCAACACCGACGGCAAGCCCTACGGTGTCGACGTCGTGATGCCGATGAAGGTCCCGACGGAGGGCAGGGCCGTCGATCTCCAGTCGATGATCCCGCCCGAGCACATCAGCTTCGTGGAGCGCACGCTGCAGCAGCTCGGCGTACCTCCACTTCCGGAGGGAGAGGGCCGCGAAGGCGTGTTGGGCTGGCTGCACTCGGTCGCCCGCTCACACGTCGACGTGGCGCTGGCCCACCGACCCGTCCTGATCGCGAACGCGCTCGGTTCACCGCCGGTCGACATCATCGAGCAGGCGCACGCTGCCGGCGTCAAGGTTGCCGCACTGGCCGGGGCCGCCAAGCACGCGCTGTCGCACGTGAGGAACGGCGTCGACATCATCGTCGCCCAGGGCTACGAGGCGGGCGGCCACACGGGCGAGATCGCCGGGATGGTGCTCACCCCGGAGATCGTCGACGCGGTCGGACCGGACGTCCCGGTCCTTGCCGCAGGTGGAATCGGCTCGGGGCGGCAGATTGCGGCAGCGCTCGCGCTGGGCGCCCAAGGGGCGTGGACCGGGTCCTTGTGGCTCACCGTCGAGGAGTACGACCTCTCCGCGGGCACCGGCATCCGCGATGCCCTGCTCGCTGCCGGGTCGGGGGACACCGTGCGTACCCGGGTCTACACCGGCAAGCCGGCACGGCTGCTGAGGACGAAGTGGACCGATGCCTGGGAAGGTGAGGACGCGCCGGCCCCGCTGCCGATGCCGCTCCAGAACCTGCTCGTCGCCGACGCCCACAACCGGATGAACTCCGGGAACGACCCCGAGACCATCTCGATGCCGGCCGGGCAGATAGTCGGACGCACGAACGAGGTGCGCTCCGTCGCCGACGTGATGGCCGACCTGGTGAAGGAGTACGACGAGACCGTCGCTCGCCTGAAGTCCCTGGACTGA
- a CDS encoding acyl-CoA synthetase, with protein sequence MALNIADLFEHAVDAVPDRHAIQVGDRKVAYAELEADANRLAHHLQAHGIDAGDHVGVYAKNSVEHVVALLAIFKIRAVAINVNYRYVEGELNYLFDNADLVALIHERSYAPLVAQVAGNHEKLRTFVVMDDPMGPGAADPGTAPAIEGYGGVSWSDALASRSADRDFDARSNDDLYIVYTGGTTGYPKGVMWRHEDFWRVLGGGIDFMAGTRLEELDQSRAAAAGEPMVTFPLSPLMHGGAQAAMLMHLFAGHLTILAPKFDPREVWETVQREKVQLIFMTGDAMARPLIEEYERGAYDGSSLVAVASSAAIFSRPVKERWMAGFPDTFFTDSVGASETGFQGTGLQDKENIKGEGAMITLGLESVVLDEDNTVLDTATEVGRIGRLARSGSVPVGYYKDEAKSAQTFLEIDGTRYSVPGDFVRLEGENRVTLLGRGSNCINTGGEKVYPEEVENALKGHPDVFDVLVVGIADENYGQQVAAVVQPREGATPELEGLREFLRSSLSGYKLPRSLTLVDEIPRHATGKANYPRAKKLATATTQPA encoded by the coding sequence ATGGCCCTGAACATCGCTGATCTCTTCGAGCACGCCGTCGACGCCGTTCCCGATCGCCACGCCATCCAAGTGGGAGACCGCAAGGTGGCCTATGCCGAGCTGGAGGCCGACGCCAACAGGCTCGCCCATCACCTGCAGGCCCACGGCATCGACGCCGGCGACCACGTCGGGGTCTACGCCAAGAACAGCGTCGAGCACGTCGTGGCCCTGCTCGCGATCTTCAAGATCCGCGCCGTCGCGATCAACGTCAACTACCGCTACGTCGAGGGCGAGCTCAACTACCTCTTCGACAACGCCGACCTGGTCGCGCTGATCCACGAGCGGTCCTACGCGCCCCTGGTGGCCCAGGTGGCCGGCAACCACGAGAAGCTGCGCACGTTCGTGGTCATGGACGACCCGATGGGTCCCGGAGCAGCGGATCCCGGGACTGCGCCGGCGATCGAGGGGTACGGCGGCGTCAGCTGGAGCGACGCACTGGCATCCCGGAGTGCAGACCGAGACTTCGACGCCCGGTCCAACGACGACCTCTACATCGTCTACACGGGCGGGACGACCGGATACCCCAAGGGCGTCATGTGGCGCCACGAGGACTTCTGGCGGGTGCTCGGCGGCGGCATCGACTTCATGGCAGGAACCCGGTTGGAGGAGCTCGACCAGTCCCGGGCCGCCGCGGCCGGCGAGCCGATGGTCACCTTCCCCCTGTCTCCACTGATGCACGGCGGCGCCCAGGCCGCGATGCTGATGCACCTCTTCGCCGGCCACCTGACGATCCTGGCGCCCAAGTTCGACCCCCGGGAGGTCTGGGAGACGGTCCAGCGGGAGAAGGTCCAGCTGATCTTCATGACCGGCGACGCGATGGCCCGACCGCTGATCGAGGAGTACGAGCGTGGCGCGTACGACGGCAGCTCGCTCGTCGCCGTGGCCAGCAGCGCCGCCATCTTCAGCCGCCCCGTCAAGGAGCGCTGGATGGCTGGGTTCCCGGACACGTTCTTCACCGACTCCGTCGGGGCCTCCGAGACCGGCTTCCAGGGCACGGGACTGCAGGACAAGGAGAACATCAAGGGCGAAGGGGCGATGATCACCCTCGGCCTGGAGTCCGTCGTCCTCGACGAGGACAACACCGTTCTCGACACGGCCACGGAGGTCGGCCGGATCGGGCGACTGGCCCGCTCCGGGAGCGTCCCGGTCGGCTACTACAAGGACGAGGCGAAGTCGGCGCAGACGTTCCTGGAGATCGACGGCACTCGCTACTCGGTGCCCGGTGACTTCGTCCGGCTCGAGGGGGAGAACAGGGTGACGCTGCTCGGGCGCGGCTCCAACTGCATCAACACCGGCGGGGAGAAGGTCTACCCCGAAGAGGTGGAGAACGCGCTCAAGGGACACCCCGACGTCTTCGACGTCCTCGTGGTGGGCATCGCCGACGAGAACTACGGCCAACAGGTGGCTGCGGTGGTCCAACCGCGTGAGGGCGCGACACCCGAGCTCGAGGGCCTGCGCGAGTTCCTGCGCAGCAGCCTGTCCGGCTACAAGCTTCCGCGCTCGTTGACCCTCGTCGACGAGATCCCGCGGCACGCGACGGGCAAGGCGAACTATCCGCGGGCCAAGAAGCTGGCCACCGCCACGACGCAGCCGGCCTGA
- a CDS encoding crotonase/enoyl-CoA hydratase family protein → MNSEPQPHCLVDQVGHTLVVTMNRPEKRNALSGEMLALMEQAWDRVNSDDSIRVVILTGAGGAFCAGADLTAMSQSSPSDKFESGEFDPSVIKSLLKGFRLTKPLIAAVEGPAIAGGTEILQATDIRVAGESARFGVSEPRWGLYPLGGSAVRLPRQLPYTVAADLLLTGRHVKAPEAKEIGLIGHVVPDGEALAKAHELAELISANGPLAVQAVLRTIRDSEGKHENECWADDAAVGAAVFASADAQEGPRAFAEKRTPRFTGR, encoded by the coding sequence ATGAACTCTGAACCGCAGCCGCACTGCCTCGTCGACCAGGTCGGTCACACCCTGGTGGTGACCATGAACCGACCGGAGAAGCGCAACGCGCTCTCCGGGGAGATGCTCGCCCTCATGGAGCAGGCGTGGGACCGGGTGAACTCCGATGACTCCATCCGCGTCGTGATCCTGACCGGCGCCGGCGGTGCGTTCTGCGCAGGTGCCGACCTGACCGCGATGTCCCAGTCATCCCCGTCGGACAAGTTCGAGTCCGGCGAGTTCGACCCGTCGGTGATCAAGTCCCTGCTCAAGGGCTTTCGGCTCACGAAGCCGTTGATCGCCGCAGTCGAGGGGCCGGCCATCGCCGGTGGGACCGAGATCCTGCAGGCCACCGACATCAGGGTTGCCGGGGAATCGGCGCGCTTCGGCGTCTCCGAGCCGAGGTGGGGCCTCTATCCGCTTGGCGGGTCCGCGGTCCGACTCCCCCGCCAGCTCCCCTACACCGTGGCCGCCGACCTGCTGCTGACCGGGCGCCACGTCAAGGCGCCCGAGGCCAAGGAGATCGGACTGATCGGTCACGTCGTGCCGGACGGGGAGGCCCTGGCCAAGGCCCATGAGCTCGCGGAGCTCATCTCCGCGAACGGTCCACTGGCCGTCCAAGCGGTCCTGAGGACGATCCGTGACTCGGAGGGGAAGCACGAGAACGAGTGCTGGGCCGACGACGCTGCTGTCGGAGCGGCCGTCTTCGCCTCCGCCGACGCGCAGGAGGGCCCGAGGGCCTTCGCCGAGAAGCGCACGCCGCGCTTCACCGGACGCTAG
- a CDS encoding DUF4242 domain-containing protein codes for MALYMDVHNVGTGVTAEDVAKAHAADLAIQDRHGVNYQQYWVDETNGKIFCLVDAPDAEAANTVHREAHGLVADEIYPVREGT; via the coding sequence GTGGCTCTCTACATGGATGTCCACAACGTCGGGACCGGGGTGACGGCCGAGGACGTGGCAAAGGCCCACGCCGCGGACCTGGCCATCCAGGACCGACACGGCGTGAACTACCAGCAGTACTGGGTCGACGAGACCAACGGCAAGATCTTCTGCCTCGTCGACGCGCCCGATGCGGAGGCGGCCAACACCGTGCACCGGGAGGCCCACGGCCTCGTCGCCGATGAGATCTACCCGGTGAGGGAGGGCACCTGA
- the trxA gene encoding thioredoxin codes for MSTRDLTLADFEETVGGEGIVLVDFWAAWCGPCRQFAPVFDNASDAHPDITFGKVDTEAEQELAGRAGISSIPTLMLFRDGIMLFNQAGALPPQALDDVIKQARDLDMADVRRQLAQAQQEAENGEVGLDDFAAAHSQGAFVLDVRESDEFTAGHVPGATHIPMNDVPQRLDEVPTDREVYVICQSGGRSRAVVGLLRQRGITALNVSAGTAGWVQRGWPVNR; via the coding sequence ATGAGCACTCGCGACCTGACCCTGGCCGACTTCGAGGAGACCGTTGGGGGCGAGGGCATCGTGCTCGTCGACTTCTGGGCCGCGTGGTGCGGTCCGTGCCGACAGTTCGCCCCGGTCTTCGACAACGCCTCCGACGCGCATCCCGACATCACCTTCGGGAAGGTCGACACCGAGGCCGAGCAGGAGCTGGCGGGGCGCGCGGGGATCTCGTCGATCCCGACGCTGATGCTCTTCCGCGACGGCATCATGCTGTTCAACCAGGCCGGTGCGCTCCCTCCGCAGGCGCTCGACGACGTGATCAAGCAGGCTCGCGACCTCGACATGGCCGACGTACGCCGTCAGCTGGCGCAGGCCCAGCAGGAGGCCGAGAACGGCGAGGTGGGTCTCGACGACTTCGCGGCCGCCCACAGCCAAGGGGCCTTCGTCCTCGATGTCCGGGAGTCCGACGAGTTCACCGCGGGCCACGTGCCCGGCGCCACCCACATCCCGATGAACGACGTGCCCCAGCGTCTCGACGAGGTGCCCACCGACCGCGAGGTCTACGTCATCTGCCAGAGCGGAGGGCGCAGCAGGGCCGTCGTGGGCCTCCTGCGCCAGCGAGGCATCACCGCCCTGAACGTGTCCGCCGGAACGGCGGGCTGGGTGCAGCGCGGTTGGCCCGTGAACCGCTGA
- the fadD8 gene encoding fatty-acid--CoA ligase FadD8 → MSDLHTGTHNGHLMVAALKAHRDDPVMYLGDVTLTGGEVSARISQYVQAFEALGAGSGTSSALLALNRPEVLFILGAGQTQGFRRTALHPLGSLDDHAYVINDAGITTLVIDPALKERAVGLLEKCPGLERVLTIGPVPEELRHVGHDLVATAATYAAGPLEAALLEADHIVSITYTGGTTGKPKGVIGTARSMNTMAQIQLAEWEWPRNPRFLMCTPLSHAGAAFFVPTVMKGGCLVVLPKFDPAEVLRTIEERRITATMLVPSMIYALLDHPDSRTRDLSSLETVYYGASSINPVRLQEAIDRFGPIFAQYYGQSEAPMAITYLSKEEHDTARLSSCGRPSAFVRTALLGEDGTPVAPGEPGEICVAGPLAAEGYWQLPDETAATFRDGWMHTGDVAREDEDGFWFIVDRTKDMIVTGGFNVFPREVEDVVAEHPAVAQVAVIGTPHEKFGEAVTAIVVPRDAGGLSDEVIGEIQALVKQRKGSVHVPKQVLTVASIPLTGLGKPDKKALRARYAG, encoded by the coding sequence ATGAGCGACCTGCACACCGGCACCCACAACGGCCACCTGATGGTCGCGGCCCTCAAGGCTCACCGCGACGACCCGGTGATGTACCTCGGCGACGTCACCCTCACGGGTGGGGAGGTGTCAGCCCGGATCAGTCAGTACGTCCAGGCCTTCGAGGCCCTGGGCGCCGGCAGCGGCACGTCGTCCGCGCTGCTGGCCCTCAACCGTCCCGAGGTGCTGTTCATCCTCGGCGCCGGCCAGACCCAGGGCTTCCGGCGCACGGCACTCCATCCGCTGGGCTCGCTCGACGACCACGCCTACGTGATCAACGATGCCGGCATCACCACGCTCGTCATCGACCCGGCCTTAAAGGAGCGAGCCGTCGGCCTGCTCGAGAAGTGCCCCGGACTCGAGCGTGTCCTGACCATCGGCCCCGTCCCCGAGGAGCTGCGCCACGTCGGGCACGACCTCGTCGCAACGGCAGCGACGTACGCCGCAGGGCCGTTGGAGGCCGCGTTGCTGGAAGCGGACCACATCGTCTCGATCACCTACACCGGCGGCACCACGGGCAAGCCCAAGGGCGTGATCGGCACCGCACGCTCGATGAACACGATGGCGCAGATCCAGCTGGCGGAGTGGGAGTGGCCGAGGAACCCACGGTTCCTGATGTGCACCCCGCTCTCGCACGCCGGCGCCGCATTCTTCGTGCCGACCGTGATGAAGGGCGGATGCCTGGTCGTGCTCCCCAAGTTCGATCCCGCCGAGGTGCTGCGCACGATCGAGGAGCGACGGATCACCGCGACCATGCTGGTGCCGTCGATGATCTACGCGCTGCTCGACCACCCGGACTCCCGCACCCGGGACCTGTCGTCCCTGGAGACGGTCTACTACGGCGCCTCCTCGATCAATCCGGTGCGCCTGCAGGAGGCGATCGACAGGTTCGGTCCGATCTTCGCGCAGTACTACGGTCAGTCCGAGGCGCCGATGGCGATCACGTATCTCTCCAAGGAGGAGCACGACACGGCTCGACTCAGCTCGTGCGGTCGCCCGTCCGCGTTCGTCCGCACGGCACTCCTGGGCGAGGACGGCACACCGGTGGCGCCCGGGGAACCGGGGGAGATCTGCGTCGCCGGCCCCCTGGCCGCGGAGGGCTACTGGCAGCTCCCCGACGAGACGGCGGCCACGTTCCGCGACGGCTGGATGCACACCGGTGACGTCGCGCGCGAGGACGAGGACGGGTTCTGGTTCATCGTGGACCGCACGAAGGACATGATCGTGACCGGCGGCTTCAACGTGTTCCCCCGCGAGGTCGAGGACGTCGTCGCCGAGCACCCTGCGGTGGCGCAGGTCGCCGTGATCGGGACCCCGCACGAGAAGTTCGGTGAGGCCGTCACCGCCATCGTCGTGCCGCGGGACGCCGGCGGACTGAGCGACGAGGTGATCGGCGAGATCCAGGCACTCGTGAAGCAACGCAAGGGTTCCGTGCACGTGCCGAAGCAGGTCCTGACCGTCGCCTCGATTCCGTTGACCGGTCTCGGCAAGCCCGACAAGAAGGCACTCCGAGCCCGCTACGCCGGCTGA
- a CDS encoding LLM class F420-dependent oxidoreductase — MKLGLQLGYWGAQPPSGVAELVAAAEAEGFDALFTAEAWGSDAFTPLAWWGRETSRLRLGTSIVQMSGRSPASIAMHALTLDHLTGGRVVLGMGVSGPQVVEGWYGQPFEKPLARTREVVDIIRQVLAREAPVTNDGPHHPLPYAGPGSVGLGKPLKSIVHPLRPDIPIWLGAEGPKNVAQTAEIADGWIPIFYTPQSAGMYQPWLDEGFAREGARRSRDDFEIAATCHLQVTEDDGPAKQAVLEALKPSVALYMGGMGAKEANFHKRVFERMGHGDITDRVQELFLAGKRGEATALIPDDLVDDMHIVGSPDAVRERVAQWEETGVSTLLLSCRTADEVRQVAEVLG; from the coding sequence ATGAAGCTGGGCCTGCAACTGGGTTACTGGGGCGCACAGCCGCCCTCGGGTGTCGCGGAGCTGGTGGCCGCCGCGGAGGCGGAGGGTTTCGATGCCCTCTTCACCGCCGAGGCATGGGGTTCGGACGCCTTCACGCCGTTGGCCTGGTGGGGTCGCGAGACGTCGAGGCTCCGGCTGGGCACCTCGATCGTGCAGATGTCCGGACGCAGCCCGGCCTCCATCGCGATGCACGCCCTGACCCTCGACCACCTCACCGGTGGTCGCGTCGTGCTGGGCATGGGCGTGAGCGGACCGCAGGTGGTCGAGGGCTGGTACGGCCAGCCGTTCGAGAAGCCCCTCGCCAGGACCCGTGAGGTGGTCGACATCATCCGCCAGGTGCTGGCTCGCGAGGCCCCGGTGACGAACGACGGACCCCACCATCCGCTGCCGTACGCCGGCCCGGGCTCGGTCGGTCTCGGCAAGCCCCTCAAGTCGATCGTGCACCCCTTGCGTCCCGACATCCCGATCTGGCTGGGCGCCGAGGGGCCGAAGAACGTGGCCCAGACCGCCGAGATCGCGGACGGATGGATTCCGATCTTCTACACGCCGCAGTCGGCCGGGATGTATCAACCCTGGCTGGACGAGGGCTTTGCCCGGGAGGGCGCTCGACGCTCCCGGGACGACTTCGAGATCGCTGCCACCTGCCACCTCCAGGTCACCGAGGATGACGGCCCCGCCAAGCAGGCCGTCCTCGAGGCACTCAAGCCGTCGGTTGCCCTCTACATGGGCGGGATGGGCGCCAAGGAGGCCAACTTCCACAAGCGCGTCTTCGAGAGGATGGGCCACGGCGACATCACCGATCGCGTGCAGGAGCTGTTCCTGGCCGGCAAGCGGGGCGAGGCGACCGCGTTGATCCCCGACGACCTGGTCGACGACATGCACATCGTGGGAAGCCCCGACGCGGTCCGGGAGCGGGTGGCCCAGTGGGAGGAGACCGGCGTGTCCACGTTGCTGCTCAGCTGCCGTACGGCGGACGAGGTGCGCCAGGTCGCGGAGGTGCTCGGATGA